From bacterium, a single genomic window includes:
- a CDS encoding T9SS type A sorting domain-containing protein: MSTLKKLVFFFALMLTSVNVFAEQLEGSGSPWGVKGTATVTSNFGYLGHTSYGAYGECESSGNYGLLGSDSYGVFGKYGSSNTYGFLGSSNYGVYGRHSSGNYGYLGTWNYGAYARNANGNTAILGDPTRGIYAYGTGTNSFAGHFSHSSGTYAYLAENAMAGHFKGAGTEEVHIGLPGIGLNARGSEYAGNFIGDVNISGDLYVSGDKDNVIKLDDGSWVTMSATEAPYPEYTISGRAKLVNGAVSIEFEEPYPQVISKEIPIKVIVTPEGSASLIYVKDVSVKGFTAASGFGDENATFNWIAIARVKGKEQKQDYKAVTAKMQRLEVSQKLLGLSTLSLPSSQNGEETHQVQSSSETNLSVEDVGSTGTVNIHYQLLKQASVTLSVFDVSGRQVKTLESGQAGAGNHTLSWDCTDDAGRKVSAGVYYVRLDDGTAVKNAKVTIIK, encoded by the coding sequence ATGTCAACCCTAAAAAAACTCGTCTTTTTCTTTGCTCTGATGCTTACAAGCGTGAACGTCTTCGCCGAACAGCTTGAGGGCTCAGGGTCGCCTTGGGGAGTCAAAGGTACAGCGACCGTAACCTCTAACTTCGGTTACCTGGGGCATACTTCTTACGGCGCCTACGGTGAGTGCGAGTCATCCGGAAACTATGGATTGCTGGGCAGTGATTCGTACGGGGTTTTCGGGAAATACGGCTCTTCAAACACTTACGGGTTCCTGGGTTCTTCGAACTACGGGGTTTACGGCAGGCATTCTTCAGGTAACTACGGATATCTCGGCACCTGGAACTATGGCGCTTACGCCCGCAACGCAAACGGCAACACTGCTATTCTGGGCGATCCGACAAGAGGAATCTATGCGTACGGAACGGGAACAAATTCCTTTGCAGGTCATTTTTCCCACTCAAGCGGCACTTATGCGTATCTGGCAGAAAACGCTATGGCCGGCCATTTCAAGGGCGCTGGAACGGAAGAAGTCCATATAGGTTTGCCTGGAATCGGTTTAAACGCCCGTGGCAGCGAATATGCGGGCAACTTCATCGGCGATGTCAATATCTCAGGCGACCTCTACGTTTCAGGCGACAAGGACAACGTCATTAAGCTCGACGACGGCAGCTGGGTGACCATGTCAGCAACAGAGGCTCCGTATCCGGAGTACACCATATCCGGACGTGCTAAGCTTGTGAACGGCGCCGTAAGTATTGAATTCGAGGAGCCTTACCCGCAGGTGATCTCAAAGGAAATACCAATAAAGGTCATAGTAACACCAGAGGGTTCTGCCAGTCTTATTTACGTCAAGGACGTTTCGGTTAAGGGCTTCACCGCCGCATCAGGGTTCGGCGACGAAAACGCAACCTTCAATTGGATAGCTATCGCACGCGTGAAAGGCAAGGAACAGAAGCAGGACTACAAAGCGGTCACTGCAAAGATGCAGAGACTGGAGGTTTCCCAGAAACTGCTAGGACTCTCGACTTTAAGCCTTCCTTCGTCGCAGAACGGGGAGGAAACCCACCAGGTGCAGTCGTCTTCTGAAACGAATCTATCCGTTGAAGACGTTGGCTCTACAGGCACAGTAAACATTCACTACCAGCTTCTGAAACAAGCCAGCGTTACGCTCTCCGTGTTTGACGTATCAGGCAGACAAGTGAAGACGCTTGAAAGCGGTCAAGCGGGCGCAGGCAACCACACCCTCTCATGGGACTGTACGGACGATGCAGGGCGCAAGGTTTCAGCGGGCGTCTACTATGTGAGACTCGATGACGGCACAGCCGTTAAGAATGCAAAGGTGACCATAATAAAGTAA
- a CDS encoding nuclear transport factor 2 family protein — protein MNKKKEHDPRQTILEFVDAINRKDVSALDDMMSVDHVFIDYAGGRTQGRERMLEGWKEYFRLYPDYKIHVHKVFISGSDAALIGSVMGSHLTPEEESSTTFVWTARIADGLVAEWRIYKEPEK, from the coding sequence ATGAATAAAAAGAAAGAACACGATCCGAGACAAACGATTCTTGAATTCGTGGATGCTATAAACCGGAAGGACGTTTCCGCACTTGACGATATGATGAGTGTCGATCACGTCTTTATCGATTACGCAGGCGGGAGAACTCAGGGCAGGGAGAGGATGCTCGAAGGTTGGAAGGAGTATTTCAGGCTCTATCCCGATTACAAGATTCACGTGCACAAGGTTTTCATCTCCGGCTCTGATGCTGCCCTTATCGGCTCTGTAATGGGCTCGCACCTCACACCTGAGGAAGAATCAAGTACGACCTTCGTCTGGACAGCGCGAATCGCGGATGGCCTCGTCGCCGAGTGGCGAATTTACAAGGAGCCAGAGAAATAA
- a CDS encoding DUF3795 domain-containing protein, producing MNTITVGYCGICCGTCVHATVDREGCSGCRNRGGAKDCYQRSCCVAKGIEGCWQCEDFPCSNGFFGDDAWKGFCIGCSEIIKELGIHKYFKLVREKLGECVEISNYRFKTAQDIATILRGNL from the coding sequence ATGAACACCATTACAGTCGGATACTGCGGGATATGCTGCGGAACTTGCGTGCACGCGACTGTTGACAGGGAAGGGTGTTCCGGATGCCGTAACCGAGGCGGCGCAAAAGACTGCTACCAACGCTCATGCTGCGTGGCTAAAGGAATCGAGGGCTGCTGGCAGTGCGAGGACTTTCCATGCTCTAACGGCTTCTTCGGAGATGATGCATGGAAGGGATTCTGCATCGGATGCTCGGAAATCATCAAAGAGTTAGGCATTCATAAATATTTCAAGCTTGTAAGAGAAAAACTGGGTGAATGCGTCGAAATAAGCAACTACAGATTCAAAACTGCTCAGGATATTGCGACCATTCTTCGAGGAAATTTATAA
- a CDS encoding GNAT family N-acetyltransferase — protein MPDYEIVDVTADNLGQYDLFCQKSKAKEKGYKEKVGWFRERSKEGLKIKLLMVDEGKKDLVSRGFIEYTPAEHGWRVVDAPGYMLIHCIWVVGKHKKKGYGARLLKACIKDAEEAGKKGVTVIASDANWLPGKKIFINHGFEIVDKAPAVFDLLVKRFTPSPPSPAPSFPADWEARLKRYPKGLTILRTRQCPYTEDATGIALKTAKERNIEARAVELATSKDVQTLSPSAYGVFSIVYNGNLLSYHYLLEKDLAARLDEFGK, from the coding sequence ATGCCTGACTATGAAATAGTGGATGTGACTGCTGACAATCTCGGGCAATACGATCTTTTCTGCCAGAAATCAAAGGCGAAAGAAAAAGGATACAAGGAGAAGGTCGGCTGGTTCAGGGAAAGATCCAAAGAAGGTCTGAAAATTAAGCTCCTGATGGTGGATGAGGGCAAGAAAGACCTTGTATCACGCGGCTTCATCGAGTATACACCTGCTGAACACGGCTGGAGGGTGGTGGATGCTCCCGGATACATGCTCATCCACTGCATCTGGGTTGTGGGAAAGCATAAGAAAAAGGGATACGGAGCCAGGCTCCTGAAAGCCTGCATCAAAGATGCCGAGGAAGCAGGCAAGAAAGGCGTTACTGTTATTGCAAGCGACGCAAACTGGCTGCCGGGCAAAAAGATTTTCATAAATCACGGATTCGAGATTGTTGATAAGGCGCCTGCAGTTTTCGATCTTTTGGTTAAAAGATTTACACCCTCCCCACCCTCCCCCGCACCCTCATTTCCTGCAGACTGGGAGGCAAGGCTCAAGCGTTATCCGAAGGGTTTGACGATTCTCAGAACTAGACAGTGCCCGTATACGGAGGATGCGACCGGCATAGCTCTTAAGACCGCAAAGGAGAGAAATATAGAAGCGCGTGCCGTCGAACTTGCAACATCAAAAGACGTGCAAACGCTTTCACCTTCTGCCTACGGGGTTTTTTCGATTGTATACAACGGAAACCTTCTGAGCTACCACTACCTGCTTGAGAAAGATCTAGCGGCGCGCCTTGACGAGTTTGGAAAATGA
- a CDS encoding GyrI-like domain-containing protein codes for MQDSDIRIVRLGPMRVAYAKGFGTSPEAEAWNKLLSWAKEKGMLDDTEDFRLFGFNNPEPTPDKPEYGYEQWITVEVDVEPGGDVQIKDFPGGQYAVLRTKLSSITDSWKSMAEWIKNSEYDFGPYQYLEECLGVTGFEGGGPDLETEFDIYMPIKEK; via the coding sequence ATGCAGGATTCAGATATAAGAATTGTCCGGCTGGGACCCATGCGGGTCGCTTATGCAAAAGGATTCGGAACGAGTCCGGAGGCGGAAGCGTGGAATAAACTTCTTTCGTGGGCTAAAGAAAAAGGAATGCTTGACGATACGGAAGACTTTCGTCTGTTCGGATTCAACAATCCGGAACCGACACCGGACAAACCGGAATATGGTTACGAGCAGTGGATTACCGTCGAAGTCGATGTGGAGCCCGGTGGAGACGTGCAAATCAAGGATTTCCCGGGAGGGCAGTATGCTGTTCTTCGTACAAAACTGAGTTCAATCACTGACTCATGGAAAAGTATGGCGGAATGGATAAAGAACAGCGAGTATGACTTCGGTCCATATCAATACCTCGAGGAATGCCTTGGTGTTACGGGCTTTGAAGGGGGAGGACCCGATCTCGAAACCGAGTTCGACATCTACATGCCGATCAAGGAAAAATAA
- the xth gene encoding exodeoxyribonuclease III, translated as MSRLTLLSWNVNGIRAAERKGFLDWFKKTQPDILGIQETKAQAGQIKDELLSPHGYITYWSSAERKGYAGTAVFTKRIPDRVEYDLGIERFAGEGRLIILHYPEFVLFNVYIPNGGAENHRVPFKLEYSDRMLEVAEGFRKEGRGVVICGDLNTCHKEIDIARPKDNVNHTGFMPIEREWMDKFVSFGYVDTFRHFYPDRRDAYTWWDPRFHARDRNVGWRLDYFFISNELISNLKSASILSDVQGSDHCPVGIELDV; from the coding sequence ATGTCAAGGTTAACGCTTCTTTCGTGGAACGTCAACGGAATCCGGGCAGCCGAGCGTAAGGGGTTTCTTGACTGGTTCAAGAAGACTCAACCCGACATTCTTGGCATTCAGGAGACCAAGGCGCAGGCCGGGCAGATAAAAGACGAACTTCTCTCACCCCATGGTTATATCACATACTGGTCGAGCGCCGAACGCAAGGGCTATGCGGGCACAGCGGTTTTCACGAAGCGAATCCCTGATAGAGTCGAATATGACCTCGGTATCGAACGCTTCGCGGGCGAGGGACGCTTGATAATACTGCATTATCCCGAGTTCGTTCTGTTCAACGTCTACATTCCTAACGGCGGCGCCGAAAACCATCGTGTACCCTTCAAGCTTGAATACTCTGACCGAATGCTTGAGGTTGCGGAGGGGTTTCGCAAAGAGGGGAGAGGGGTAGTGATATGCGGCGACCTGAACACCTGCCACAAGGAGATTGATATCGCGAGGCCGAAGGATAACGTCAATCATACCGGCTTCATGCCCATCGAACGGGAGTGGATGGACAAGTTCGTCTCCTTTGGCTACGTCGACACGTTCAGGCATTTCTATCCTGACAGACGCGACGCATACACATGGTGGGACCCGCGCTTCCATGCCCGAGACCGCAACGTGGGCTGGAGGCTCGACTACTTCTTTATTTCCAATGAACTTATATCGAATCTCAAATCCGCGTCCATCCTTTCGGACGTGCAAGGCTCCGATCACTGCCCGGTAGGAATTGAGCTCGATGTTTGA
- the zupT gene encoding zinc transporter ZupT, which produces MNNQILVALLLSALSGLATTIGSIIGIFVRKPGPRFLTFTLGFSAGVMILVSFVELLPKGINNLGMFWGLAAFFSGMGLMFVLDVLVPHSYMAEQPNKGEREKSRLMRTGLLVAFGIGIHNLPEGLAAFAGALQNLRLGVSIAVAVAIHNIPEGLAVSAPVYAATGSRSKAFWWSFLSGVAEPAGAALAALILLPFLNEKVLGAVLSAVAGIMVFISVDELIPASKKYGYDHLAITGIIVGMLIMAFSLLLLQKV; this is translated from the coding sequence ATGAACAACCAGATACTCGTTGCCCTTCTTTTATCCGCGCTCTCAGGTCTCGCCACGACAATCGGCAGCATTATCGGTATTTTTGTTCGAAAACCCGGTCCCCGTTTTCTCACGTTTACCCTTGGTTTCTCGGCAGGCGTGATGATACTTGTCTCATTCGTCGAGCTTCTTCCGAAAGGAATAAACAATCTCGGAATGTTCTGGGGTTTAGCCGCGTTCTTTTCCGGAATGGGTCTTATGTTTGTTTTGGACGTTCTCGTACCCCACTCCTACATGGCTGAACAACCGAATAAAGGAGAGAGAGAAAAATCGAGGCTAATGCGTACTGGGCTTCTTGTAGCGTTCGGTATAGGCATCCACAATCTGCCCGAAGGGCTGGCGGCGTTCGCCGGCGCATTGCAAAATCTCAGGCTTGGCGTATCGATAGCGGTCGCAGTGGCAATCCACAACATTCCTGAAGGCCTTGCCGTCTCAGCGCCCGTCTATGCCGCCACCGGCTCAAGATCTAAAGCCTTCTGGTGGTCATTCCTTTCAGGCGTTGCCGAACCCGCTGGGGCTGCTCTTGCCGCTCTCATTCTCCTGCCATTTCTCAATGAGAAGGTGCTGGGCGCTGTTTTGTCTGCCGTAGCAGGGATTATGGTTTTCATCTCGGTTGACGAATTAATACCTGCTTCAAAGAAGTATGGGTACGATCATCTCGCAATAACAGGAATCATCGTCGGAATGCTGATAATGGCATTCTCATTGCTTTTACTGCAGAAAGTTTAA
- a CDS encoding response regulator: MVKTDDKGLKSGVAISEKPCILLVDDEEIFAKTMSLFLSKRGFEVEVASTAPQALSILSSKDFNLLVTDLNMPGMDGVELIRKVREIKPHQKILVFTGFPSRESQEEAYRLGAINYIVKPFTSERFLELLRKALTVNNEGLLGPVELTFEDLVQVYAQQQKSLLIEIQKGDEKGYIYFKKGRIVHAETKNNIGAEAFYEIQSWKAGRFKADNYDSEIKQTINTTVDALLLEGARIEDEKAKSVAKPSPAKKTRDLSKEDRADANKPQRRQSMPSMIEEINSALKDLADNTPGLSLSLLVDNEGLPVARYTSIQMQEGAAERVAVASLALLGLARRNTDQLGLQGFQEVLIKADTGYIYSVSVGGSAGYVLVARTDQSVTLGALFMTVRTARERINKAMGITL, translated from the coding sequence ATGGTTAAAACGGATGATAAGGGTTTGAAATCGGGAGTTGCTATCTCAGAAAAGCCCTGTATCTTACTTGTAGATGATGAAGAGATTTTTGCAAAAACAATGTCCCTTTTCCTTTCGAAGCGCGGTTTTGAAGTGGAGGTCGCCTCTACCGCTCCACAAGCTCTTTCCATATTATCTTCAAAAGATTTCAACCTGCTTGTAACAGATCTAAACATGCCTGGAATGGATGGGGTGGAGCTAATCAGAAAAGTCAGGGAGATTAAACCGCATCAGAAGATTCTTGTCTTTACCGGATTTCCATCTCGTGAGTCGCAAGAAGAGGCCTATCGCCTTGGCGCAATAAACTATATCGTTAAGCCTTTTACTTCTGAACGTTTTCTTGAACTTTTGCGCAAAGCCTTAACTGTTAACAACGAAGGCCTTCTGGGTCCGGTAGAGTTAACCTTTGAGGATCTTGTCCAGGTATACGCTCAACAACAAAAATCATTGCTAATCGAGATTCAGAAGGGCGATGAGAAAGGATATATATATTTCAAGAAGGGCCGCATCGTCCATGCAGAGACAAAAAACAATATCGGCGCAGAGGCTTTCTACGAGATTCAATCGTGGAAAGCCGGCAGATTCAAAGCGGATAACTACGATTCAGAAATAAAACAAACTATAAACACAACTGTCGACGCCTTGCTTCTTGAAGGTGCAAGGATCGAGGATGAAAAAGCAAAGTCAGTCGCTAAACCCTCTCCGGCAAAAAAAACGAGAGACTTAAGTAAGGAGGATAGGGCTGACGCAAACAAGCCGCAAAGGAGGCAGTCTATGCCCTCTATGATAGAAGAAATAAACTCGGCCTTGAAGGATCTGGCTGACAACACTCCCGGCCTTAGTCTTTCGCTTCTCGTCGATAACGAAGGCCTACCCGTTGCAAGATATACCTCTATTCAGATGCAGGAAGGAGCTGCAGAAAGGGTAGCCGTAGCATCCTTAGCGTTATTGGGATTGGCCCGCCGCAATACTGACCAGCTAGGTCTTCAGGGATTTCAGGAAGTGCTTATTAAAGCTGATACAGGCTACATATACTCTGTTTCAGTCGGAGGTTCAGCAGGTTATGTTCTTGTGGCTCGAACCGATCAATCAGTAACCCTTGGCGCTTTGTTTATGACTGTTCGTACGGCTCGTGAACGAATCAACAAAGCAATGGGTATAACACTTTAA
- a CDS encoding cysteine desulfurase has translation MNIKRLRSFFPALSDGKKIYFDNAATSLTPKPVIDEVVSYYEKFGVNAGRGAYRLAFELSMKLEEARENVASFINASPEEIVFTFNTTDSINKLALSLDLKPEDRVLITQIEHHSNLLPWKLLEKNKEVKVDVLPVNEEGGIDIDLLDKYLKNKSKMFAFTAASNVLGTILKAKEMSDLAHTNGALVLIDAAQIVGHRKFDAREVGCDFAAFSAHKMCGPPGVGVLYIKKGAEKHLSPAFLGGGTVKEISGNQFFLREHPYDFEPGTLNIPGILGFNQAVKFVENIGLDNIERKIQNLYRFIINELSSNKNILLYNNTLEENVGIVSFNIKGVSPHQAAVAYDNLGNIMLRSGFHCAIPFVQAIGAKEGTIRASVAFYNTIEEAERFIEITSEVISAIK, from the coding sequence GTGAACATAAAACGTCTGCGAAGTTTCTTCCCTGCGCTTTCAGACGGAAAAAAAATATACTTTGATAATGCGGCGACCTCGTTGACACCTAAACCGGTAATCGACGAGGTCGTCAGTTATTACGAGAAATTCGGGGTCAATGCGGGGAGGGGCGCCTACAGGCTTGCCTTTGAACTCAGTATGAAACTTGAAGAAGCCCGCGAAAACGTGGCTTCATTCATAAATGCCTCACCGGAAGAAATTGTCTTTACTTTTAATACCACCGATTCCATTAATAAGCTTGCCCTGTCGCTTGACTTAAAACCAGAAGACCGTGTTTTGATTACTCAAATAGAGCATCATTCGAATCTTCTCCCGTGGAAATTATTGGAAAAGAATAAAGAAGTCAAGGTTGACGTATTGCCTGTTAATGAAGAGGGGGGAATCGATATTGATCTCCTTGATAAATACTTGAAGAATAAATCGAAGATGTTTGCATTCACGGCTGCATCAAACGTACTCGGAACAATACTGAAGGCGAAAGAAATGTCTGATTTAGCTCATACCAATGGAGCACTCGTATTAATTGATGCAGCCCAAATAGTTGGTCACAGAAAATTCGATGCAAGGGAAGTAGGTTGTGATTTCGCGGCTTTCTCTGCCCACAAGATGTGTGGTCCTCCTGGCGTCGGAGTGCTTTATATAAAAAAAGGCGCTGAAAAGCATCTCTCGCCCGCTTTTCTTGGCGGAGGAACTGTCAAGGAAATTTCTGGAAATCAATTTTTTCTAAGGGAACATCCTTATGATTTTGAGCCAGGAACACTTAATATACCTGGCATACTCGGTTTTAATCAGGCAGTCAAGTTTGTTGAAAACATAGGCTTGGATAACATTGAAAGAAAGATTCAAAATCTTTACCGGTTTATTATTAACGAGCTATCATCGAACAAGAATATTCTCTTGTACAACAACACTCTGGAAGAAAATGTAGGAATAGTCTCCTTTAATATTAAAGGCGTTTCGCCGCACCAGGCTGCCGTTGCATACGATAATCTTGGCAATATCATGCTTCGTTCAGGATTTCATTGTGCAATCCCTTTCGTACAAGCCATAGGAGCTAAAGAAGGAACCATACGCGCCTCCGTAGCCTTCTACAATACCATAGAAGAAGCAGAGCGTTTTATTGAAATTACTTCCGAGGTCATCTCCGCAATTAAATGA
- a CDS encoding response regulator translates to MDGKKNILIVDDEIDFAKNLETLLSTRGFDCKAVFSSEQAIETTARKKFQLVIVDLNMPEMDGIQLIRKIKAVNPKQQILIITGFPSHDSQAEAFELGVQNYLVKPFSTNEFLETASKLLDYTEDDKSMVLSGPVVLNYENLIQMYAREGKSMILEIRHKGDIGRIYFEKGKVCHAETKKFQGEQAFFEIQNWNAGLFETKSLDFSFPKTINKSLESLLLKTVKSADSEKIIEQKTKKTPTQRRNQMANLDEILAEFRSEVAEFVSTDIVEIASGLSIGGGSIYPDFDATVASAAYADVVKANERAIFALGGKDALGSTEDILITTEKAYILIVVYPGNKFYHGLAITRKGNLGMARVIMKKYVPRILEVIPK, encoded by the coding sequence ATGGACGGTAAGAAAAATATACTAATCGTAGATGATGAGATTGATTTTGCGAAAAACCTAGAAACATTATTGTCAACAAGAGGTTTTGATTGTAAAGCGGTTTTCAGCAGCGAACAGGCTATCGAAACTACTGCAAGAAAGAAGTTTCAGCTTGTAATTGTGGATTTGAATATGCCTGAAATGGACGGCATACAATTGATCAGAAAAATAAAAGCGGTTAATCCCAAGCAGCAAATCTTGATAATAACCGGGTTCCCTTCCCATGACTCTCAAGCTGAGGCATTCGAACTCGGGGTTCAAAATTATTTAGTTAAACCCTTTTCAACCAATGAATTTCTTGAAACAGCATCTAAGTTACTTGATTATACTGAAGATGATAAGTCAATGGTTCTTTCCGGACCTGTTGTGCTTAATTATGAAAACTTGATACAGATGTATGCAAGGGAGGGGAAAAGTATGATTCTCGAAATCAGACACAAGGGAGATATTGGTCGGATATATTTTGAAAAAGGGAAAGTATGCCATGCTGAAACCAAGAAATTTCAAGGTGAACAAGCTTTTTTTGAAATTCAAAATTGGAACGCGGGCTTGTTTGAAACCAAGTCTTTGGACTTTTCTTTCCCGAAAACAATTAATAAAAGCTTGGAATCATTACTTCTCAAGACCGTAAAATCAGCCGATTCAGAAAAGATTATCGAACAAAAAACAAAAAAAACTCCAACTCAAAGGAGGAACCAAATGGCGAATTTGGACGAAATCCTGGCCGAATTCAGATCCGAAGTCGCTGAATTCGTATCGACAGATATCGTAGAGATAGCATCAGGCTTGTCTATCGGAGGAGGCTCGATATATCCTGATTTTGACGCAACCGTAGCTTCCGCCGCTTATGCTGATGTCGTAAAAGCAAATGAAAGGGCTATCTTTGCACTTGGCGGTAAAGATGCTTTAGGTTCAACCGAAGACATACTGATTACTACGGAGAAAGCCTATATACTTATTGTTGTTTACCCTGGAAACAAATTCTATCACGGTCTGGCGATTACCAGAAAAGGTAACCTTGGTATGGCAAGAGTAATAATGAAGAAGTATGTACCTAGAATCCTTGAGGTAATTCCCAAGTAG
- the ligA gene encoding NAD-dependent DNA ligase LigA, with protein MDSSEALREIEKLREQINHHNYCYYVLAKPEISDAEFDLLLRRLSDLENKYPELITPDSPTQRVGGQPLEGFKQITHEKQMMSLDNTYSEDDLSDFDRKVRQSAGSQIYLVQQKIDGVAVSLRYEDGVFVRGLTRGDGRTGDEITENLKTIHSIPLRLINNNFSKGVLIVRGEVYMPKEEFARINKEREEEGLETFANPRNSTAGSLKLLDPREVAKRRLAFMAHSPLMPDGWQGNSLYELLEEVRDSGIPIIPKMCRCSDITEVLSYIRNWEKERFDVPYAVDGVVVKVDSFTAQNELGATAKAPRWAVAYKYQPEQVITKLLDIQLNVSRTGSVNPVAILEPILISGTTVSRAGLFNESEIRRKGLMIGDWVLVEKAGEIIPQVIRSLPERRNGTEREFVMPDECPVCGSSLEHYEGEVTWRCINRDCPAILKASLALYASRGAMDIEGMGYMLIVQLVEKGLVKSIADIYELDADKLLTLERMGKKSSENLLEAITESKKRDLSRLLYGLGIRFVGAKGAQDLAKHFPNISELINADYEELSSISGIGPVTAKSVCDFFSNSKNLDLIKRLAKAGVNMSSERMGIISNTLKGLSFVFTGTLDGMTREAAAQEVIKRGGKVSSSVSKNTSYVVTGKDPGSKYEKALKLGIKVVSEEEFINILEQNQN; from the coding sequence ATGGATTCATCAGAGGCGCTTCGTGAAATAGAAAAACTTAGAGAGCAAATTAATCACCACAATTACTGTTATTACGTTCTTGCTAAACCTGAGATCTCGGACGCAGAGTTTGATCTTCTCCTGAGAAGATTGTCCGACCTTGAAAACAAATATCCTGAATTAATAACACCCGATTCACCTACTCAACGTGTCGGCGGCCAGCCGCTCGAAGGCTTCAAGCAAATCACTCACGAAAAACAGATGATGAGCCTTGACAATACATACTCAGAGGATGACTTATCAGATTTTGACAGAAAGGTGCGTCAGTCGGCCGGAAGTCAGATTTATCTCGTGCAGCAAAAAATCGACGGTGTTGCAGTAAGCCTTAGGTATGAAGACGGTGTCTTCGTAAGAGGATTAACGCGAGGCGACGGCAGAACGGGCGATGAAATCACGGAAAACCTCAAAACAATCCATTCGATACCGCTAAGGCTCATTAACAATAATTTTTCTAAAGGGGTTTTGATTGTCAGGGGAGAGGTTTATATGCCAAAGGAGGAGTTTGCGCGAATTAACAAGGAGAGAGAAGAAGAAGGACTGGAAACGTTCGCGAATCCCCGCAACTCGACAGCGGGAAGCTTAAAACTGCTTGACCCTCGTGAAGTAGCTAAAAGAAGACTCGCTTTCATGGCGCATTCGCCGTTAATGCCTGATGGTTGGCAGGGTAACTCGCTTTATGAACTTCTTGAAGAAGTAAGAGATTCAGGTATACCGATAATTCCGAAAATGTGCAGATGCAGCGACATTACAGAAGTCCTTTCATATATTCGCAACTGGGAAAAGGAGCGTTTTGATGTTCCCTATGCGGTTGACGGTGTCGTTGTAAAGGTCGATTCGTTTACCGCACAAAATGAGTTGGGAGCCACGGCGAAAGCTCCCCGCTGGGCCGTTGCCTACAAATACCAACCCGAACAGGTAATAACTAAACTGCTTGACATCCAGTTGAATGTCAGCCGCACAGGTTCAGTTAATCCAGTAGCAATATTAGAACCAATCCTCATTTCAGGGACTACAGTATCCAGAGCTGGACTATTCAACGAGTCAGAGATCCGGCGCAAAGGTTTAATGATAGGGGATTGGGTGCTGGTTGAAAAAGCGGGCGAGATAATTCCCCAGGTGATCAGGTCCCTGCCTGAAAGAAGAAACGGTACTGAACGTGAGTTCGTAATGCCCGATGAATGTCCTGTCTGCGGCTCCAGTCTGGAGCATTATGAAGGGGAAGTAACCTGGCGATGCATAAATCGTGACTGTCCGGCAATTCTCAAGGCGTCTCTCGCTTTATATGCTTCAAGGGGAGCTATGGATATTGAAGGCATGGGATATATGCTTATCGTTCAACTTGTAGAGAAAGGGCTCGTTAAAAGCATAGCCGACATATATGAACTGGATGCGGATAAGCTATTGACTCTTGAAAGAATGGGCAAGAAATCCAGCGAGAATTTACTCGAAGCGATTACGGAGAGCAAGAAAAGAGATCTTTCAAGGTTGCTTTACGGACTCGGAATACGCTTTGTGGGCGCAAAAGGTGCGCAAGATCTGGCAAAACATTTCCCGAATATCTCCGAACTGATCAACGCCGATTACGAGGAATTGAGTTCGATTTCAGGAATTGGGCCTGTTACAGCCAAAAGTGTTTGTGATTTTTTTTCCAACTCCAAAAATCTCGATCTCATAAAACGTCTTGCAAAAGCAGGTGTCAATATGTCATCCGAAAGGATGGGAATAATATCGAATACGCTTAAAGGTCTGAGTTTCGTCTTTACAGGCACTCTTGATGGAATGACAAGAGAAGCGGCAGCCCAAGAGGTTATAAAACGGGGCGGAAAGGTATCATCCTCGGTGTCGAAAAATACATCCTATGTCGTAACGGGTAAAGACCCAGGTTCGAAGTATGAAAAGGCCCTAAAGCTCGGAATCAAGGTTGTTTCCGAAGAGGAATTCATAAATATTCTTGAACAAAATCAAAACTGA